CATGAACCTCATCATCTTCATGTTGCTGTCGATCACGGGCCTGGCCTCGTTCGGCATCCTCAACGTGAGCGCGCCGGGCTATGGCGCGCCGTCGGCGGGCGTGACGCAGGAGCAGCAGGGGGACGAGCCGAAGCTGACCTTGTCGGTGCTCATCTCCCGCAAGGGCCACTTCGTCAGCAGCGAGAACGCCATCCTCGGCGAGGACGGCGCGCCCACCGTGCCCATGAAGGCGGATGGCGAGTACGACTACGCCGCCCTCAACGCGTGGATGGTGCGCATCAAGTCCGAGTTCCCCAAGGAGACCAAGGTCATCGTCGGCGCGGACCCGGATATCCCCTACGACGCGCTCATCCAGACGATGGACGCCATCCGCGAGGAGCAGGGTGCCCAGCGCCGGCTGCTGTTCCCCGACGTCACCCTGGCGGGGACCTGAGTCATGGCCGAGCCGACCCCGTCCGCCGCCGACGTCCCCGCCCCCGACGAGGAGGCCCTGGCCCGGCTGCGCTTCCGCCGGGCGCTGGCGCGCAAGAAGCGCAAGGAGCGCGAGGCCGCCGGGGAGATCAAGGAGCTGAACATCACCGCGATGATGGACATGATGACCATCCTCCTGGTGTTCCTGCTCAAGTCCTTCGCGTCGTCCTCCGCGGCGGTGACGGCGTCCGAGGACGTGCGGCCCCCGGTGTCCACCACGCGCGCGACGCCGCGCGACACGGTGGCCGTGACCATCACCCCCAAGAGCATCCTGGTGGGGGACAAGGAGGTGCTGCGGCTGGAGAACGGCCAGCTCCCCGCCCAGGCCCTCCAGGGCCGGCTGGTGCTGCCGCTCGACGCGCGGCTCAAGCGCGAGGTGGAGAAGCTGAAGTACATCGCCGAGCGCAATCCCCAG
This sequence is a window from Myxococcus stipitatus. Protein-coding genes within it:
- a CDS encoding ExbD/TolR family protein — protein: MAFHYSRRKLKVREEEETGELNIVPYLDILMNLIIFMLLSITGLASFGILNVSAPGYGAPSAGVTQEQQGDEPKLTLSVLISRKGHFVSSENAILGEDGAPTVPMKADGEYDYAALNAWMVRIKSEFPKETKVIVGADPDIPYDALIQTMDAIREEQGAQRRLLFPDVTLAGT
- a CDS encoding ExbD/TolR family protein; the protein is MAEPTPSAADVPAPDEEALARLRFRRALARKKRKEREAAGEIKELNITAMMDMMTILLVFLLKSFASSSAAVTASEDVRPPVSTTRATPRDTVAVTITPKSILVGDKEVLRLENGQLPAQALQGRLVLPLDARLKREVEKLKYIAERNPQAPFSKELSVIADRKVPYDMLLSVLYTAGQNELENYRFVVLKKEGD